The proteins below come from a single Aegilops tauschii subsp. strangulata cultivar AL8/78 chromosome 6, Aet v6.0, whole genome shotgun sequence genomic window:
- the LOC109750679 gene encoding uncharacterized protein, with the protein MRAVAIASPGGPEALQVREVEDLPAPGEGEVLVAVAAAGVNRADTVQRQGRYPPPPGASPYPGLECSGTILALGANVPPRWAVGDQVCALLTGGGYAEKVVVPAGQLLPVPEGVSLADAAGLPEVACTVWSTVFMTSHLSPGESFLIHGGSSGIGTFAIQIAKHLGVKVFVTAGSEEKLAACKGLGADVCINYKTEDFVARVKEETNGKGVDVILDNIGGSYLQRNLNSLAVDGRLFIIGFMGGTTTEVNLQAMLARRLTIQAAGLRNRSLANKAQIVSEVEKNVWPAVASGKVKPVIYKTFPLSEAAESHKLMETSSHIGKILLIP; encoded by the exons ATGAGGGCGGTGGCGATCGCGAGCCCCGGCGGGCCGGAGGCGCTGCAGGTGCGCGAGGTGGAGGACCTCCCGGCGCCGGGGGAGGGCGAGGTGCTCGTCGCGGTGGCCGCCGCCGGCGTCAACCGCGCCGACACGGTCCAGCGGCAGGGCCGGTACCCGCCGCCGCCGGGCGCCTCCCCCTACCCGGGCCTCGAGTGCTCCGGCACCATCCTCGCGCTCGGGGCCAACGTGCCCCCGCGCTGGGCCGTCGGCGACCAG GTGTGCGCGCTGCTCACCGGCGGCGGGTATGCGGAGAAGGTGGTGGTGCCGGCGGGGCAGCTGCTCCCGGTGCCGGAGGGGGTGTCGCTGGCCGACGCCGCCGGCTTGCCCGAGGTGGCCTGCACCGTCTGGTCCACCGTCTTCATGACCAGCCACCTCTCCCCCGGCGAATCCTTCCTt ATCCATGGCGGATCGAGTGGAATTGGTACATTCGCTATACAGATTGCGAAGCACCTTGGTGTTAAGGTTTTTGTTACTGCAG GAAGTGAAGAAAAACTAGCAGCCTGCAAAGGTTTGGGAGCGGATGTATGTATAAACTACAAAACTGAAGATTTTGTAGCACGCGTAAAAGAAGAAACAAATGGAAAGG GTGTTGATGTCATTCTGGACAATATCGGCGGGTCTTATCTCCAGCGCAATCTGAACAGCCTAGCTGTTGATGGTAGACTCTTCATCATCGGTTTCATGGGAGGCACTACAACTGAAGTGAACCTTCAGGCGATGCTTGCCCGAAGACTGACCATACAAG CTGCTGGACTGCGGAACAGAAGCCTCGCTAACAAAGCCCAGATCGTCAGCGAGGTGGAGAAGAATGTGTGGCCTGCCGTCGCATCGGGCAAGGTGAAGCCGGTGATTTACAAGACATTCCCTCTATCCGAAGCAGCTGAATCTCACAAGTTGATGGAGACGAGCTCCCACATTGGCAAGATACTGCTGATTCCATGA
- the LOC109750705 gene encoding 3',5'-bisphosphate nucleotidase AHL, with the protein MGGLRLSAWAAAPSPSPSPSSAAARGFPRSPPDWRGSERGRRSRCAPSSPPSASPALSLGAAGRLRVGADREWLWDCRGGGLGGGGGKKDYAKEMEAAVRVVQVACTLCQRVQDALLLADPGSGSGGVHSKLDRSPVTVADWGVQATVSWLLSDRFGDESVSIVAEEDDETLSSSDGTALLESVVAAVNGCLVEAPKYGLRSPEKDLGAHDVLQAIRKCSSTGGPKGRFWVLDPVDGTLGFVRGDQYAIALALIEDGEVVLGVLGCPNYPMKKEWLNYHQRYYRLMSKVAPPTSGTWNKGCVMYAHKGCGQAWMQPLVHDFGMLSWHNSREVQVSSVSDPVSATFCEPVEKANSSHSFTAGLAHSVGLRNQPLRVYSMVKYAAIARGDAEIFMKFARGGYKEKIWDHAAGVVIIQEAGGVVTDAGGCPLDFSRGVYLEGLDRGIIACSGALLHRRILEAVDASWNSSTL; encoded by the exons ATGGGCGGCCTCCGCCTCTCCGCCTGGGCGGCcgcgccctccccctccccctccccctcctccgccgccgcgcggGGCTTCCCGCGGTCCCCGCCGGACTGGCGCGGGTCAGAGCGCGGGCGCCGCAGCCGCTGCGCCCCGTCGTCCCCGCCCTCGGCGTCGCCGGCGCTGTCCCTGGGCGCGGCCGGCCGGCTCCGGGTCGGGGCGGACCGCGAGTGGCTGTGGGACTGCCGCGGCGGCGGCCTcggagggggagggggcaagaaGGACTACGCCAAGGAGATGGAGGCGGCGGTGCGCGTCGTGCAGGTCGCCTGCACGCTCTGCCAGCGGGTGCAGGACGCGCTCCTCCTTGCGGACCCAGGCTCCGGCTCCGGGGGCGTCCACTCCAAGCTCGACCGCTCTCCGGTCACCGTCGCCG ATTGGGGCGTGCAAGCGACAGTGAGCTGGCTACTCTCAGATCGCTTTGGTGATGAAAGTGTGTCGATCGTAGCAGAGGAAGACGATGAGACACTGTCTAGTAGCGACGGCACGGCTTTGCTTGAGTCTGTCGTCGCTGCAGTCAACGGTTGCCTGGTTGAAGCTCCAAAGTATGGGCTGAGATCCCCGGAGAAAGACCTCGGGGCTCATGATGTTCTTCAAGCTATACGGAAGTGCAGCTCTACCGGAGGTCCAAAAGGAAGATTTTGGGTGCTTGATCCTGTGGATGGCACGCTTGGTTTTGTGCGTGGGGACCAATACGCTATTGCTCTCGCCTTAATTGAAGACGGGGAAGTTGTGCTCGGTGTTCTCGGGTGCCCAAATTATCCAATGAAGAAGGAATGGCTCAACTACCACCAACGGTACTACAGGTTGATGTCTAAGGTTGCTCCCCCTACATCAGGAACCTGGAACAAGGGTTGCGTGATGTATGCTCACAAAGGATGTGGCCAAGCTTGGATGCAGCCATTGGTTCACGACTTTGGTATGCTTAGTTGGCATAACTCAAGGGAGGTTCAAGTATCGTCCGTCAGTGATCCTGTTTCAGCAACATTCTGTGAACCTGTTGAGAAAGCCAACTCCAGCCATTCCTTCACTGCAGGACTTGCCCATAGTGTAGGCTTAAG GAACCAGCCTCTGCGTGTGTACAGCATGGTGAAATATGCTGCAATAGCACGAGGTGATGCTGAAATCTTCATGAAATTCGCTAGAGGTGGATACAAGGAGAAGATATGGGATCATGCCGCCGGGGTGGTCATCATTCAAGAGGCTGGTGGAGTGGTCACAGATGCTGGGGGTTGCCCGTTGGACTTTTCCAGGGGTGTTTACTTGGAGGGTTTGGACAGAGGCATAATAGCTTGTTCTGGGGCGTTGCTTCATCGGAGAATTTTGGAAGCTGTCGATGCAAGTTGGAACTCATCAACGTTGTAA
- the LOC109750714 gene encoding uncharacterized protein — MPPSHSSNKTGLLAARLTLRRAWPEFPMTNTPPTLRSLRPPAMDAAQRCPRPPIYRPRVLLATPLVGGGDEQRARRQVIEIAMGSLEGDVATSPSLSSTGSSGTGAGNDNHGGGEVRIYACFAHGASNSLECYEPGANTWRRVGGLPGVPHGHVLKGFAVVAVAESVYVIGGRLCRRESVPGGDYRDTDVGVRADVLRYDVRRGEWRCCAPLLVPRVDFACAPCRGRICVAGGLCSLSGARGTAAAEVYDPETGRWSPLPDMSTLRYKCVGVTWQGGFHVVGGFAESTTPAAAPGEAQSSALERSSAEVFNCGRGVWEIIPGMWQLDVPPNQIVAVAGRLFSSGDCLNSWKGHVEVYDGELNIWSVMDHSALSDLALLASNLPPSAQQLYLTMAVVGTRLFFLAGYEIAGDDDESFRTVSLVHSYDTSAAPGLAPAWSSFQPKMDHDNNVEDGSKELFSQCCSVQLSS; from the coding sequence ATGCCGCCGTCTCATTCCAGCAACAAGACAGGCCTTCTAGCAGCTCGGCTTACGCTACGTCGGGCATGGCCGGAGTTCCCAATGACCAACACCCCCCCTACGCTTCGATCCCTCCGCCCGCCCGCCATGGACGCGGCCCAGCGCTGCCCCCGGCCGCCTATATATAGGCCACGCGTCCTCCTTGCAACTCCCCTGGTTGGTGGCGGTGATGAGCAGCGAGCGCGTCGACAAGTGATTGAGATCGCCATGGGGTCCTTGGAAGGCGACGTGGCCACCTCGCCCTCGCTGTCCAGCACCGGCAGCAGCGGCACCGGCGCCGGCAACGACAACCATGGCGGCGGCGAGGTGAGGATATACGCCTGCTTCGCGCACGGCGCGTCCAACAGCCTCGAGTGCTACGAGCCGGGCGCCAACACGTGGCGCCGCGTCGGCGGCCTCCCGGGGGTGCCCCACGGCCACGTGCTCAAGGGCTTCGCCGTCGTCGCGGTCGCCGAGTCCGTCTACGTCATCGGCGGCCGCCTGTGCCGCAGGGAGAGCGTGCCCGGCGGCGACTACCGCGACACGGACGTGGGCGTGCGCGCCGACGTGCTCCGCTACGACGTGCGCCGCGGGGAGTGGCGCTGCTGCGCGCCGCTGCTGGTCCCGCGCGTCGACTTCGCGTGCGCGCCGTGCCGCGGCAGGATCTGCGTCGCCGGCGGGCTCTGCTCGCTCTCCGGCGCGCGGGGCACGGCCGCCGCCGAGGTGTACGACCCGGAGACCGGCCGCTGGTCGCCGCTCCCGGACATGAGCACGCTGCGGTACAAGTGCGTGGGCGTGACCTGGCAGGGCGGGTTCCACGTGGTGGGCGGCTTCGCCGAGAGCACCACGCCGGCGGCCGCGCCCGGGGAGGCGCAGTCGTCGGCGCTGGAGCGGAGCTCCGCCGAGGTGTTCAACTGCGGGCGCGGCGTGTGGGAGATCATCCCGGGGATGTGGCAGCTGGACGTGCCGCCCAACCAGATCGTCGCGGTGGCCGGCCGGCTCTTCAGCTCCGGCGACTGCCTCAACAGCTGGAAGGGCCACGTGGAGGTCTACGACGGCGAGCTCAACATCTGGAGCGTCATGGACCACTCAGCACTATCAGACCTGGCGCTGCTCGCCAGCAACCTGCCGCCATCAGCGCAGCAGCTCTACCTCACCATGGCCGTGGTCGGGACGCGGCTCTTCTTCCTCGCCGGGTacgagatcgccggcgacgacgacgagaGCTTCAGGACGGTCTCACTGGTGCACAGCTACGACACCAGCGCCGCGCCAGGGCTGGCGCCGGCGTGGAGCAGCTTCCAGCCCAAGATGGACCATGACAACAACGTCGAGGACGGCAGCAAGGAGCTCTTCAGCCAGTGCTGCTCCGTGCAGCTCTCCAGCTGA